A genome region from Cucumis sativus cultivar 9930 chromosome 4, Cucumber_9930_V3, whole genome shotgun sequence includes the following:
- the LOC101214088 gene encoding serine/threonine-protein kinase SRK2H: protein MDKYEVVKDLGAGNFGVARLLRHKETKELVAMKYIERGHKIDENVAREIINHRSLRHPNIIRFKEVVLTPTHLAIVMEYAAGGELFERICNAGRFSEDEARYFFQQLISGVNYCHSMQICHRDLKLENTLLDGSAAPRLKICDFGYSKSSLLHSRPKSTVGTPAYIAPEVLSRREYDGKMADVWSCGVTLYVMLVGAYPFEDQDDPRNFRKTIQRIMAVQYKIPDYVHISQDCRDLLSRIFVSNPSRRISLKEIKSHPWFLKNLPRELTESAQTIYYQRDNPSFSVQSVEEIMKIVGEARNPPPSSTTVKGFKWGTEEDDEEGDGELEEEEVEEEDDEYDKRVKEVHASGEYLRT, encoded by the exons ATGGATAAGTATGAAGTTGTTAAAGATTTGGGTGCTGGAAATTTTGGTGTTGCTAGACTTTTGAGGCATAAAGAAACCAAAGAGCTTGTCGCTATGAAGTATATAGAACGTGGACACAAG ATAGATGAGAATGTAGCAAGAGAGATTATAAACCATCGATCGCTTCGGCATCCAAATATAATTCGTTTCAAGGAG GTTGTTTTAACTCCAACGCATTTGGCTATAGTGATGGAATATGCTGCTGGGGGAGAGCTTTTCGAAAGAATTTGCAATGCTGGACGTTTTAGTGAAGATGAG GCAAGATATTTCTTCCAGCAGCTAATTTCTGGAGTCAATTATTGCCATTCAATG CAAATATGCCATAGAGATTTGAAGTTAGAGAATACCCTTTTGGATGGAAGTGCAGCCCCACGCTTGAAGATCTGTGATTTTGGCTACTCCAAg TCATCTCTGTTGCATTCAAGACCAAAATCAACCGTTGGTACTCCGGCATACATAGCACCAGAGGTTTTATCTCGACGAGAATATGATGGAAAG ATGGCAGATGTATGGTCGTGTGGAGTTACTCTCTATGTTATGTTGGTCGGTGCATACCCTTTTGAAGACCAGGACGATCCTAGAAACTTTCGAAAAACTATTCAG CGAATAATGGCAGTACAGTATAAAATACCAGACTATGTTCACATATCTCAAGATTGCCGAGACCTACTCTCTCGCATCTTTGTCTCAAATCCATCAAGG AGAATTTCActaaaagagataaaaagtCATCCATGGTTCCTAAAGAACTTGCCAAGGGAGCTGACAGAATCAGCCCAAACCATCTATTACCAGAGGGATAACCCTAGTTTCTCTGTTCAAAGTGTTGAAGAAATCATGAAGATCGTGGGAGAGGCAAGAAACCCGCCCCCATCATCAACAACCGTCAAGGGCTTCAAATGGGGAACTGAAGAGGATGATGAAGAAGGTGACGGAGAGTTGGAAGAAGAGGaggtagaagaagaagatgatgagtATGATAAGAGAGTAAAAGAAGTTCATGCTAGTGGAGAATACTTGCGTACTTAG